A region from the Falco rusticolus isolate bFalRus1 chromosome 4, bFalRus1.pri, whole genome shotgun sequence genome encodes:
- the INKA1 gene encoding PAK4-inhibitor INKA1 translates to MHSARPDACPGQLGADRWCWQEVGATPRAHMHSTRQAPHQPGGVVGPAPRPPCPLRPGSAADSACSLEPGGEEEEGGSPAARSPPASERSLEFDSGYSEASGGTWREEEVPMRRRHPLPCQRAHRLSAGPAAPPPAPTRRARPKSTSDACLEQWRVLEPADTQDWTVALLSQSRNRQPLVLGDNCFADLVENWMDLPEVGAEPRRRTPAEPSRRLAKPPAFLLSLSGNVRRKLANMARPRGAEGARPGGREPTKRFSCPLGLGGQPKGACFHQSHSNIAQLATDFHRFTALMNSRSRQPIICNDVIGYI, encoded by the coding sequence tggtgctggcaggaggtgggggCCACGCCACGGGCACATATGCACAGCACGCGGCAGGCGCCACACCAGCCCGGTGGGGTGGTGGGtccggccccccgccccccgtgCCCCCTGCGCCCGGGCTCGGCCGCGGACTCAGCCTGTAGCCTGGAGCCAGGGggcgaggaagaggaggggggcagcccggccgcccgctcccccccgGCCAGTGAGCGCAGCCTGGAGTTTGACTCGGGGTACTCGGAAGCGTCGGGGGGCACGTGGCGGGAGGAAGAGGTGCCCATGCGGCGCCGGCAcccgctgccctgccagcgGGCACACCGGCTCTCCgctggccccgctgccccgccACCTGCCCCCacccgccgcgcccgccccaAATCCACCTCAGACGCCTGCCTGGAGCAGTGGCgggtgctggagccagctgaCACGCAGGACTGGACTGTGGCGCTGCTGTCGCAGAGCCGGAACCGGCAGCCCCTGGTGCTGGGCGACAACTGCTTCGCCGACCTGGTGGAGAACTGGATGGACCTGCCCGAGGTGGGTGCCGAACCCCGGCGCCGAACCCCTGCCGAGCCCTCCCGCCGGCTGGCCAAGCCCCCCGCCTTCCTGCTCAGCCTCTCAGGCAACGTACGCCGCAAGCTGGCCAACAtggcccggccccggggggctgAGGGTGCCCGGCCAGGGGGACGCGAACCCACCAAGCGTTTCTCCTgccccctggggctgggggggcagcccAAGGGCGCCTGCTTTCACCAGTCCCACAGCAACATCGCCCAGCTGGCCACGGACTTCCACCGCTTCACCGCCCTCATGAACAGCCGCAGCCGCCAGCCCATCATCTGCAACGACGTTATCGGCTACATTTAG